In Xanthocytophaga agilis, a genomic segment contains:
- a CDS encoding alpha/beta hydrolase, producing the protein MKKITLTLILSFFTAIGISSLAQNTSPFQVTVTGKGKQAILFIPGYSCSGDVWKETIQQLGPNYTSHVFTFAGFAGIAPQANPSLNEWVQAIGHYIQTQKLNKPIVVGHSLGGVAAMWLASEYPDKIGKLVVVDALPCLTAIYNSNFQSQPTPDCSAFIQQFEKMDPQTFKTTQYTTMRSMVADTSKLETVVQWSIKSDKATLGKIYCDFSNTDMREKIAAITCPSLILLEAGFKAYQDTMNSQYKNLKTARIEYSTKGLHFIMYDDKDWYYNQLRTFLSQSNF; encoded by the coding sequence ATGAAAAAAATAACACTCACACTTATTCTATCTTTTTTTACAGCTATTGGTATTAGTAGCTTAGCCCAAAATACTTCTCCATTTCAGGTAACTGTTACAGGTAAAGGCAAACAAGCCATCTTATTTATTCCAGGGTATTCCTGTTCCGGAGATGTATGGAAAGAAACAATTCAGCAGTTAGGTCCCAATTACACCTCACATGTATTCACCTTTGCGGGCTTTGCAGGTATAGCCCCTCAAGCTAACCCAAGCCTGAACGAATGGGTACAGGCAATAGGACACTATATACAAACACAAAAGTTGAACAAGCCTATTGTGGTTGGTCACAGTCTGGGAGGTGTTGCAGCCATGTGGTTAGCTTCTGAGTATCCGGATAAAATAGGCAAACTGGTAGTAGTAGATGCCCTACCTTGTCTGACAGCGATTTACAATTCAAACTTCCAAAGCCAACCCACTCCGGATTGTAGTGCCTTTATTCAGCAATTTGAAAAAATGGACCCGCAAACCTTCAAAACGACCCAATATACCACCATGCGATCTATGGTAGCAGATACCTCAAAACTGGAAACTGTAGTACAATGGAGCATAAAATCAGATAAGGCCACATTAGGCAAAATCTATTGCGACTTCTCCAATACCGACATGCGAGAAAAGATTGCAGCCATCACCTGCCCTTCATTGATCTTACTGGAAGCCGGCTTCAAAGCCTATCAGGACACAATGAATTCCCAATATAAGAACCTAAAAACAGCACGAATCGAATACTCCACTAAAGGTCTCCACTTCATCATGTACGACGACAAAGACTGGTACTATAACCAACTCCGCACATTTCTAAGCCAGAGCAACTTCTAG